A genomic segment from Solidesulfovibrio sp. encodes:
- a CDS encoding ABC-F family ATP-binding cassette domain-containing protein: MGTCVSLRNVSKSFGVRRLFDDISLAVADQERIGLIGPNGSGKSTLLKILAGLEAPDAGERTTRQGARLAYVAQQDAFAPGLTVETAVAEASLAVFGPVAEAAEQRTRVAVALGRLGFEDPQAPVDTLSGGWRKRLSIARALVTEPDALLLDEPTNHLDLETILWLERFLAGAPFAFVVVSHDRFFLENVCRRTIELSTAYPRGFLSVDGPYSALLEAREAFLEAQGVLERTLANKARREIEWLRRGPKARATKAKARIEAAGGLFQELAATRARNRESLRAGIDFSASGRQTKRLVVAEGLAKAYAGKTLFTGLDIVLSPGRRLGLTGPNGSGKSTLLRVLAGEERPDAGKVAFAPGLEVVVFDQKREQLDKDQLLRHAFAPDADSVLYRGQPVHVVTWARRFALRPEQLDLPVGLLSGGEQARVLIARLMLRPADVLLLDEPTNDLDIPTLEMLEESLLEFPGAVVLITHDRSLLDRVSTLLLGLDGAGGCEAYADYAQWEADFEARRKEAAKAAKTDKAPRDKPRLQTSSKKLSFKEQREYDGMEQAIATAEAGLDAAKAALEDPAIASDGAELSRRLAVFQAAEAAVEALYARWAALEDKLA; encoded by the coding sequence ATGGGTACCTGCGTCAGCCTGCGAAACGTTTCCAAGTCCTTTGGCGTGCGCCGCCTTTTCGACGACATTTCCCTGGCCGTGGCCGACCAGGAGCGCATCGGGCTTATCGGGCCCAACGGCTCGGGCAAATCCACGCTGCTCAAGATCCTGGCCGGCCTCGAAGCCCCGGACGCCGGCGAGCGCACCACCCGCCAGGGGGCGCGCCTGGCCTATGTGGCCCAGCAGGACGCCTTCGCCCCGGGCCTGACCGTCGAGACGGCCGTGGCCGAAGCCTCCCTGGCCGTCTTTGGCCCGGTGGCCGAGGCTGCCGAGCAGCGCACCCGGGTGGCCGTGGCCTTGGGCCGGCTGGGCTTCGAGGACCCCCAAGCCCCGGTGGACACCCTGTCCGGCGGCTGGCGCAAGCGGCTGTCCATTGCCCGGGCGCTGGTGACCGAACCCGACGCCCTGCTGCTCGACGAGCCCACCAACCACCTGGATCTGGAGACCATCCTGTGGCTGGAACGTTTCCTCGCCGGCGCGCCGTTCGCCTTCGTGGTGGTCAGCCACGACCGGTTTTTCCTGGAAAACGTCTGCCGCCGCACCATCGAACTGTCCACCGCCTACCCGCGCGGCTTTTTGAGCGTCGACGGCCCGTACAGCGCGCTCCTCGAAGCCCGGGAAGCGTTTCTCGAAGCCCAGGGGGTGTTGGAGCGCACCCTGGCCAACAAGGCCCGGCGCGAGATCGAATGGCTGCGCCGCGGCCCGAAAGCCCGGGCCACCAAGGCCAAGGCCCGCATCGAGGCTGCGGGCGGGCTTTTCCAGGAACTGGCCGCCACGCGCGCCCGCAATCGCGAGAGCCTGCGCGCGGGCATCGATTTTTCCGCCTCGGGCCGCCAGACCAAGCGCCTGGTCGTGGCCGAGGGCCTGGCCAAGGCCTATGCCGGCAAAACCCTGTTCACGGGCCTGGACATCGTGCTGTCGCCAGGGCGGCGCCTGGGGCTGACCGGCCCCAACGGCTCGGGCAAATCGACGCTGTTGCGCGTGCTGGCCGGGGAGGAGCGGCCCGACGCGGGCAAGGTCGCCTTCGCCCCGGGCCTGGAAGTGGTCGTTTTCGACCAGAAGCGCGAGCAGCTCGACAAGGACCAGCTCCTGCGCCACGCCTTCGCCCCGGATGCCGACAGCGTCCTCTATCGGGGCCAGCCCGTGCACGTGGTCACCTGGGCCAGGCGCTTCGCCCTGCGCCCGGAACAGCTCGATCTGCCGGTGGGCCTTTTATCCGGCGGCGAGCAGGCCCGGGTGCTCATCGCCCGGCTCATGCTGCGCCCGGCCGACGTCCTGCTCCTCGACGAACCCACCAACGACCTGGACATCCCCACCCTGGAGATGCTGGAAGAAAGCCTGCTGGAATTTCCCGGCGCCGTGGTGCTCATCACCCACGACCGGTCGCTGCTCGATCGCGTCTCCACGCTGCTTCTGGGCCTCGACGGGGCGGGCGGCTGCGAGGCCTACGCCGACTATGCCCAGTGGGAGGCGGACTTCGAGGCCCGGCGCAAGGAAGCAGCCAAGGCCGCCAAAACGGACAAGGCCCCCCGGGACAAACCCCGGCTCCAGACGTCGTCCAAGAAGCTTTCGTTCAAGGAACAGCGCGAATACGACGGCATGGAACAGGCCATTGCCACGGCCGAGGCGGGGCTGGACGCGGCCAAGGCGGCCCTGGAGGATCCGGCCATCGCCAGTGACGGTGCCGAGTTGTCGCGGCGGCTTGCCGTCTTCCAGGCCGCCGAGGCGGCCGTGGAGGCCCTGTACGCCCGTTGGGCCGCGCTTGAGGACAAGCTGGCCTGA